aaataaatattgtcacTATGagtatagtattttatttagtaatttgtgCCCCAATGCAGGGCTTTCCTTTCCTCTTTGTATTTATGGTAACAGAATAAGGCAACAGGACGGACGGACGGTGTGTCAGTGTGTCCCATGGGAAACAAGTAACtaccttggaacccgcaacgataTTGATCTGAATTCTGAAGTAGTAAAAACTGATTGCTCTCGACTTCACAAAGCGGTTTCTGTTTTCTTACGGCATCAGAAggttattttcaataaattttccaAGTTGACATAATGTAAAGAAAGTAAGACTTTTCATAAGACTGCGACTTCATAAGTGCCTACAATCTAGATGTACataatagatttttgctacttaGGAGCAGCGGCTAtttagacttatttttttttcatggaacTAAACAGATGTTTTTTAAGGTCCGACTTTAGATTTtctgactttaaatattaaaaatgtctcaagaagtttttttacttaacaataaatGGACAGAGTTGACCcccattataataaatttattttgactttataaAGCCATACTGCCATAgccagctataggctgagatgattaTAAAGCCATGATAGAtgatacaaataatttgtttagaaGTTCTTTCGATTAAAAAGGTTTGAAAACATTTGAATGCATTGCGTTTCATTATAAGCAAATATGAATTACAACTGCCAATGTCCAACTTTGTCCACAAATTGTCACTTTTGTCAGTTTGAATTGACGTTGTTGttttatgttgaatatttttttttgatattattagtttttatataGTTTCAGTTCAATCATGTTTAGCAGAGGTGAGCAACTGGTAGTTTAGTTTGTATTAGCGTATGAGTTTTGAATGATAATTGCGTCGGTTCCGAACACAGCTTGTCTGCGATTTAACGGTCGCGTATTTGAAATTTTGGCGGTACAGGAaaagttaaatgttaaaaacttaattgttaTAAGATTCCTAAAATCTACAGCTTTCAGAGTAGCACATAACAGCTTTttctaattcatttatttttaactaagctcaaaagtacctacataataatataatttcgtttCCTTGCCTTCGTGCTAAATAATAGGTACCTAATGTAGAAGTTAGTAGGTGATCtaactaatataaaaacaagttgTTGACGTGACGTAATAAGtgaagaaataaacaaatacgatGGTCTTCGACCGCAATTTATCTTTGGCGGGAAAAAGTATACAAATAGGAATTAATCACGATAAAATGATCTAGGTACTTAGTCGGTCGGTACACTTTTGATGTCACGCCTGTCACAAATCAgaaggttaaaaaaatactagtctactatatgtataataaaagcaTATTCAGTGTTTGTACGATGAAGATGAACATCGCGCCCTTTTTCGAAAGTGacagtaggttttttttttaatagctctgGTCATTTGTGTTTGCtagtgtaaataataaaactatctaTTCAATATTTCCgtgacttttatattttactatgataatatatgtttttagctGCTGCCAACAAATTGCTAggatgatatacatattttaatgttttttttccagtTCCAGTCTTTTTGTTATCGCCGCTGAAAAAAAGTGTCACAAAGTCTATGATGGCACTTAACTTTTCTACATCTGAAGGTTTATTtagatgtaatttaaataaatatgagtcatttattccttattatttatatacatttaatttaatttgtgctgctaatattattgtgaacttatgtatgtatataagatTTGTTAAAAGTAggtagaaaaattaaatatatagaaGGTTTTGATCtcaagtaggtatatatttatacatgttACGACGTAATGTAATGTATCtgctatattgtttttaatttattttaaatcatggGTTGTTGCATATCACTTATGTACATGAATTAGATGACTATTGTATCTcaccatacattttaaaaatctatttattttttaggttttaagtTAGCTTTGCTCCAGTTAAAAGTGGGTTTGGGTAAAACTCAGAACTTAGCTAATGCGGTAAAAGAGATTCACTACGCGAAGGAGAAAGGGGCCCAGCTGGTCGCGTTGCCGGATTTCTTCAATGCTCCATATGGAGTTCGTAAGTATTTACTAATGCGAAGTGAAACTTTGCCTATTTTGGCCTGAAACTAAGcaacaaaaaagaagaaaatatatttcttttaactttATACTTAGTGGCGTAACTGCTTGACGAAAACGTCACGTGATATTAGATATTTACAGTTCCTTCAATTTGATAATTTGTATGTTCGCgagttataaaatatgtttcaaatcCTGAATAATTTAATCCACCTGAAAGACATAAAAGAGCTAGCAATCACTCTATTTAAATAGGACtcttcatattttgttttatagtgagtcagttaaaaatattatagaggAACCTAAATAAATCCACCGTTCAACATAAATTCAAAAGGCGGCTTGAGGTCATGTGACAGTAGTCGTAGTAAGTTGAAACTATGTCCCCCTTCTAGAATACTTAGAAGAATACGCGGAGGAGATCCCGAGCGGGCCGTCATGTGCAGCTCTGAGATGCGCAGCGCTGGAGGCCGGCGTGTGCGTGGTCGGCGGGACCATGCCCGAGCGGCACCGCGACAAGTTCTACAACTCCTGCACCGTCTGGGACGAGAAGGGGAACCTTGTCGCTGTGCATAGGAAGGTAAAACATGTCGATCGTATTCTAGTGGGATCTACAGAAAATAGATACTAGTACTTCTTCTTGGTCTGTTTATACTGCCCTGATCTACTAATACTACTGTTCGCCTGATAAGACATAATAACTTCTCTGCTCATACGAAAACAGTGGGTAAAGTAAGAAAGCAATAGCTGCCGCTTACTGCCTTATAAGCCGTACGCCACGCTGTTTTCGTGTAGGTACTGAGCCATTTCATTAGGAACCATGggaaaaagaattaaaatcctTGACTTGTTGTAGGTTTCAAAAAAGGTTTGCACGGAGTAACCGGGTTTAGCTGAATGCCGATTTTAAGCGGGATTTCGTATCCATCTTTCTGATCCAAAGTAAATCTAACAACCCACAAAAATATCACTCCTTCTGACGCAATATCGttaataatgtgttttattttaatccgACTCGTTAACAAAATTTGAACTGAAACTTGTTAGATTTAGGGATCGAGGCTGCAACACTCCGAACCGTTATGTAATTAGTCGATTAGATCAACTAATTTTTGCATATTTAGAACAATAGGTATCCAATGgaatatgtaaaaaattaaaacttcttcCAGTTACATTTGTTCGACGTAGATCTCCCTGGGGGTTTAGAGTTCAAGGAGTCGGATGTGCTGTCGGCCGGCGACGAAATTACCACCTTTGACTTCAGAGGCATAAGGATCGGTCTCGGAGCATGCTACGACCTGAGATTCTTTGAAATGGCACAGATGATGGCTAAAGAAGGTAGGAAACATAATACCAGTATGTTTTGCCAGTTAtgtgtcatcatcatcgtcctagccttttcccaactatgtaggGGTCGGCTTCCGGTCTagccggattcagctaagtaccaatgatTTACGAGgcgcgactgcctatctgtcctcctgaacccagttatctgggcagcacgataccccttagattTACTTATagagactgtcaaagatgtctGAATAACTCGatttgacaaagatggtcactctTCTACGAACCGACCgggtcaagcgtagcttaacctgttagCGATCAAGTTGTGCAGTtatggcttagccacgagctagcTTTTGCCAGATATgtgtattaacaaaaaaataattgtccgTATACAGGGTGTTCACTGCTGCTATACCCTGGAGCGTTTACCCTGACGACAGGCCAGTTGCACTGGGAGATCCTAGCTCGAGCGCGGGCCACGGACCTGCAGCTGTGGGTGGCGCTGGTGAGCCCCGCGCGTGACATGACCGCTAACTACGTGGCGTGGGGACACTCCATGATCGTGGACCCCTGGGGAGCAGTGGTGCTGGAGTTGGATGAAGCGCCAGGAATACTTATGATAGATATTGGTGAGGAAGATTTAGTTCACTTTTTCCCTTTACAGGGGTAGATCTGACACGTTTGCTGCCCTAGATTTACGAAAGGATGTCAGGAGGATGCCCCCTTTAGTCAATTACTATctatcaaaaacaaatcttcCGATAATTGTAATCGccccatttgttttttttttgcgggATTCTGTGGACTATTTTTTGACACCCCGTGCTTGTGGACGTGGTGCTATATACCAGTAATTTATGCAGGCCGTTATTTACGCATGTTTAGTGATTGTTCCAgtgtagtaatatttttatatgacatGACTCAATCGTTTGAAATCACCTTATAATACTCTATCTCTGTTACTTCTAAGTGTTAAGTAGAAAAAGGTATAAAGGAAAGTTACATTTCAGGATTTTCggattattttccttatttaatatCTTATCCGTAGATTCGCAACTCGTTGAAAACGTAAGGTCTCAGATACCGGTATGGAAACACAGAAGAACTGACCTGTACGATACAGTCTCcccaaaatatattataaggaaGAAAATGTGATCTGAAGGATTTGAAACtggtgatattttttatgtactgTAATAACTACGGCTGGCCTTAATGGCTCGCATTTAAGATTATTCtcgaacaaaacaatttttgaaatgttttctgTACTTATGTCATAAAGAGGTTAAGTTTGTGCATTTTTGAGGTTGGGAAGAGGGCGGGGTGTTTTTGGTAACCTCAGAAattactgaaccgatttcggaAATCCTTATACAAATAGAGAGCCTtaacattaatgaaaaaatagcTCAATGAAGCGGGCAAGGTCAGccagtatattataaatacattttacattattaaagttttgattttacATTGCTTGGTTTGTTTAAATGAGTTTCTAGTATTTGTAATACTTCATCGCCACAGCCCCAGAAAAGTGTCAAGCCGCCGCCTCCTAAAACCGAATGAATTGATTAAAACCAATTACTTGTACAAAAGTCATAGGAGGAGAAATATCATTTCCAGTAGATATACCTCgtaatttttttgaaaagagTTAGAAGATAttagctaaaaaaaaataagcagaaTAGCTTAAAACGCCTTAAGCCAAGTTGGGCTACAAATATTTACAGCCACGTTCATTTATCGATTTTGGTTTTCGTATCGATTGAGAATCTTACTAGGTACAGAATATGGACAACATCATTAGCCAACTTCATTGATAAGTAAAGTATTGAAGACGATCATTACTCGCTGGTAATCTATGTCAACCGGCCACTGTGCCCGCTCAGTGTAATGTATGTATCTTACCGTGACCATAGTTATGTATAAAGAGTTTCCCATTTCTCACTTCTGGTTCTAATCTTATTGCATTTCTTCCGGGTCTTAAGCCAACCCAAACGTTTACTATCTCTGcatcctaaaaatataaaaaagggaATTTGAAGCATTGCAGCGTTTGAATTCAAATACTGTAGAAAAGCGCCTCCTTACATTACACCCAAATACTACTTGCGAGGGGCTAGTACTAAAGGGAGAGTAAGTGCTACTGCATAGAGGTATCCGAAACGCTTTAACGtctgaaaatgaaatttcgtTTCGATTAGTCTGTCTGATTTTGATCTGTCATCTTCATAGATTCCTTTTTATCTTCTCTAGTTTTCTGTAAATGCTAACGATTGCCAAAATATTACTTGTCTGAATGGGCTGTAAACACACCtttctttaaaaatcttttacgTAGTCTGATATTCACACTCTATTCTTCGATTCATCTATCAATCTATTAGAACTTTGTCAGACGTGTCGAAGCATACATTACAACTCTTGCTTTTATTTCTAGTATCTAGccatacatttaaatacaatattcttaTATCTTACCTTTAATCCCGGTAGGATACGCTGGCAACCGTTTAAAATAAAGTCAGTGTCTTTTGGATCTATTTGCCTATTGAAGTCGTTCTGATAGGTACCACCCAACACCACTGTCGCGGCACTAGAAAGTCGAGAAGCTCATTATGTTGTGGTGGTTATggtgaaaaattaataaattggatGTTGAAAACGGCGTTCAAGCGCATCTGTCTGCCTATTGCGCGATAACCTCAAAAATACTGTCTCGATTGTTAAGCCGTTTTCAGTAACCTATAGAGTTATTCTCGAGGCAGTGTAGGTATAAACTTATTCAAGATTTTGCACACTTCGGCTAAAACTTTATGAGGTATTCACACTTAAACGCCAAGTCAAGTTTACAAGAATGACCGATTTCAAGGCAGATGATGGACTGGGCAATAGGTAGTCGAATATTAAGTTTTGATAGCTGACATCATTTCAGAGTCATAATATCGTATTATCTTACTTGGGTATAATGTAGTTGCTGCCGTCCTCATCAATAATAGTATGCAGGACCCACGGAGCTTTaacctataaaaaatatttgtttaatacgtAGTTTATCACTGTCTTATACTCATGATACAATCtttacttagtttgaaactagatggcgttgtttgcaAAAAACTGCAACTTACTTTAACGATTTGTCCTCTATACGGCCTAACTTTCTCATCGGGTACTATAAACCGAGCTTGAATCCCAGTACAGTTGACGACGACATCATACTCTTGTAGCAAGGGATCCTCTAAAGAGGTAACTTTAGCTCTTAGCAGTTGTCCATTACCTTTTACAAATCGCTCTTGGAGGTACGCTAGCATTTTTGGTGGGGATGATATGAAGGAGATGAATGTTTGGCCCGCACTGGAACAAGAATGTTTTTCACTTACATATAAACATGTGAAGGCATTTGTTGGAAGCAGGTGGTCAACAGGGCCACATTAAGTGCATGCAAAATGAATCCGTGTTGTATTCTCGTTTACTTCAATTGATTAGAATTAAATGATCTTAATTCGGTTACGATCCGGATACGGAGTTTTTCACTAATTTCCGTGGTTTAAGTACCACGCTAAGTAGctctaaaattacaaaaataaacactgaaCCTTATTAATAAGGTTCCGCTGTCTACCTGATTAGCACTTACtcccaaattaataaaaaaaaaaagtttattctttAACAATCACCTTTTACATTCAGTCTTACGTAGAGACCTCTTTTTAAGTAAGCACATACCTGTGTTAGGAGGCCCCGCTCTTCAAACAATAAGGAAGCTTGGTAAAAGTTGTgtacaaagaataatatttgtaaatgcaatcaaaaattaaaaataagcttaaatgtagaataaaattaaatgaaaacaaaaacttaaaaattacttCTAGAGAtagtaaaaacacaataaaacttcTTAAATATACGAAACACAGTAATACTTAAAAACGAGAGtaatcatcatttttttttgtagttctaGTATAGTGTGTTCGTATGTGTACATGTGTGTTTTAGGTGTGtgtgttaatagaaaaaaataggaACTGATCAATGGGTAAAAAATTACCACCGAATGGTCTCTGACACAAATCCGACATCAGCGAGGCAGGCACAGACGGAGATGGCGGCATGACCTGGATACATTCTTAACGAACTGGTCATTCGTAGCTTATGTGAGGGTCAAGTGGAaaaagagtggggaggcctttgcccagcagtgggacattccaggctagtaataataatattgtacttaCGTATATCTTGCAGAGTACAGATTACTAAAGTACTCGAGCTGCTTGCTGTTCAGCTCTTGATATCCATACACTGTATTACACCAAGCGGGCCTCTTGAACCGTTCCTTTTCACGATACAAGTTGTACATTGGCATCAGACAGATGTTGTGCCCACCCGACTTCCACAGCTTATGTAAGAATCTGTAGGTTTCTCCGCTCCATTTCCTAAAATAAGTAGACAAATTTGGAACCCAAAGGAATTGCGCTCTTGTGTGCGTATTCGTAAGGTGCGATTTCAAATGTAGCaggtattttgaattttttgtagGCTTTCTTAGGCttttaaggttttcttttataGTTAATGATGATTAATAATGACGGCTTTCTTCATAATCAAAGCAGTGCAACTTCTGTACGTAGTACCTACTATTCTATATTTTGTGACTGTACTTACTCTAGTAGATTGTGCGGATTATCTCCAGTCAAGTATGGATACCACAGTCCCCCCGAGCCATCGCCGGTGGTGTTCGGAGTAAATTCACTGGATATTATCACTACCTAAAAAAGTTACTATCCTTACTGGAAGAAGACAACCTGATAATTTTGTTACGGTGAGCAATTAATCTATTGTTAGAGGACTCAAAGGCCTAAAATGGATTTAAACTGAGGCAATAGGTTGAACATCAACCAGAAGATTGAAAGAAGAATTGGTGAAGCTGATACGTAACGGTAATTggttggaaaaatattttatttaagatttaaatgCTTAAAAGGGAAAATAGTGACTATTAATATACTGTGAATTGTGAAAGGCTTGTAGCAGgcatttttacaaaacaaaaattacacgTTAAATATTGCAAGATGATACTATAAGGTACGGATgggaatattaacaaaatatgtacttacttCAAAATCTCTATATTTCTCCTTAATTTTAACAGCACAAGCTAATCCGTTAATACCAGCACCAACCACtgcaattttcattttaattttggcTCCACGAAACGTTGGTCGCTCACATTCGAACTTGCAATAATGAACAATAATAGTTATCAGTATCTTTGGAGTTTAAAGGTTAATTTATACATCACTTGTTATGCATCTATCTATTTATTATGTtcttttatgtatattaagtgTAAGTGGTGTGTCCAAATACTTACACTAGATATTACCTATACTTACGACCAAAGAGGTGCTTAGTGCTAGAGCACTTTATTTTATATGGCAATCTTCCTAGACACCCACCACCTCAGGGcagttatattatattagtgtcACACTCTTACTGATGACAAGTACCTTTTTCATAAGGCAGAGGATTCCTCTTTGACCTCACCGCAGGAAGcgtgtagtgtcagactcttactgactaaacttgaaCCTTCGTGTGGCATCTCCCGCATTTAGTCGGTgcgcggcaatgcatagcaattcatcacgcaccaAAGTAAACTAGTAAATAGGTGAAAGGTACATATAGGAATCCAACATTGGCATCGACCTTGTTCACCAGTGGCAGCTGCAAGATCAATGTTTCGGTAGatttggaattaaaaagttACTGGAGTCAATACATGTACAATTCATTTAAGTGTCAAATTATTCCACATACAATTATAAATCCTCATATTAACGATCGAGTAATGGTCTACTTCCATCTATTAAAGACAAGATGGTTCATTTTAGAAGGGAAGACCCACTTTCATGTTCCGACACCTCAAAACTTTCCCTGAATCCCTTCTAGAGATGGATGAGGAAGATATATATATGCTCAGTATGATGGATTCTTAgtcagggccggatctaggggcccaggggccccgaggcctcgaggcaacaaaggagtggggaccccttggttcaagttattttcattcagtgaaaaaattATCGGGCTTTtcttagatgcctactttggtggtgggcccctggtcatagtgggcccctaggcactggcctaaagtgccttatggataatacggcactgttCTTAGtatgttatcttaataataatacactctccacaaaaataaatatttacataatatgattAGCAGGTCGATAATGAAATAAGATAATTGTACCTACGCATTTATTACATTACGCAATAAAAACATCTGTAGGCGgagaaaaagtttatttaatgcAATAACAAATATAGCAGAAAAGAACAACAACATAAAGATAAAT
The genomic region above belongs to Trichoplusia ni isolate ovarian cell line Hi5 chromosome 5, tn1, whole genome shotgun sequence and contains:
- the LOC113493810 gene encoding D-amino-acid oxidase; protein product: MKIAVVGAGINGLACAVKIKEKYRDFEVVIISSEFTPNTTGDGSGGLWYPYLTGDNPHNLLEKWSGETYRFLHKLWKSGGHNICLMPMYNLYREKERFKRPAWCNTVYGYQELNSKQLEYFSNLYSARYTAGQTFISFISSPPKMLAYLQERFVKGNGQLLRAKVTSLEDPLLQEYDVVVNCTGIQARFIVPDEKVRPYRGQIVKVKAPWVLHTIIDEDGSNYIIPNAATVVLGGTYQNDFNRQIDPKDTDFILNGCQRILPGLKDAEIVNVWVGLRPGRNAIRLEPEVRNGKLFIHNYGHGGGGLTLFWGCGDEVLQILETHLNKPSNVKSKL
- the LOC113493811 gene encoding omega-amidase NIT2-like isoform X2 → MFSRVPVFLLSPLKKSVTKSMMALNFSTSEGFKLALLQLKVGLGKTQNLANAVKEIHYAKEKGAQLVALPDFFNAPYGVQYLEEYAEEIPSGPSCAALRCAALEAGVCVVGGTMPERHRDKFYNSCTVWDEKGNLVAVHRKLHLFDVDLPGGLEFKESDVLSAGDEITTFDFRGIRIGLGACYDLRFFEMAQMMAKEGCSLLLYPGAFTLTTGQLHWEILARARATDLQLWVALVSPARDMTANYVAWGHSMIVDPWGAVVLELDEAPGILMIDIDSQLVENVRSQIPVWKHRRTDLYDTVSPKYIIRKKM
- the LOC113493811 gene encoding omega-amidase NIT2-like isoform X1, with the protein product MFSRVPVFLLSPLKKSVTKSMMALNFSTSEGLFRCFKLALLQLKVGLGKTQNLANAVKEIHYAKEKGAQLVALPDFFNAPYGVQYLEEYAEEIPSGPSCAALRCAALEAGVCVVGGTMPERHRDKFYNSCTVWDEKGNLVAVHRKLHLFDVDLPGGLEFKESDVLSAGDEITTFDFRGIRIGLGACYDLRFFEMAQMMAKEGCSLLLYPGAFTLTTGQLHWEILARARATDLQLWVALVSPARDMTANYVAWGHSMIVDPWGAVVLELDEAPGILMIDIDSQLVENVRSQIPVWKHRRTDLYDTVSPKYIIRKKM